A genomic window from Sparus aurata chromosome 14, fSpaAur1.1, whole genome shotgun sequence includes:
- the foxp2 gene encoding forkhead box protein P2 isoform X5 encodes MMSPQVITPQQMQQILQQQVLSPQQLQALLQQQQAVMLQQQHLQEFYKKQQEQLHLQLLQQQHPGKQVKEGLTQSPVWPSDKQLSEAARRAERGQQQQQQQQQLAAQQLVFQQQLLQMQQLQQQQHLLNMQRQGLLSLPGPAPGQAALPGQTLPPQAGLSPAELQQLWKDVTGGGGHGMEDNGIKHNNSGNTGTGGGGGGGGLDLSTNNSSSTTSSSNPAKASPPISHHSIANGQSPVLNHRRERERERERERERESSLHEESGGTHPLYGHGVCKWPGCENICEDFGQFLKHLNSEHALDDRSTAQCRVQMQVVQQLEIQLSKERERLQAMMAHLHMRPSEPKSSPKPLNLVSSVTMSKNLPSASPPNLPQTPTTPTAPITPMAAMPQVPSVLGGANVPSMGAMRRRHSDKYSMPLSSGGDTVFIFPEIAPNYEFYKNADVRPPFTYATLIRQAIMDSADMQLTLNEIYSWFTRTFAYFRRNAATWKNAVRHNLSLHKCFVRVENVKGAVWTVDEVEYQKRRSQKITGSPSLVKNLPSSLGYGTALNASLQAALAETSLPLLGTPGLMNSGSTGPMGGSCHGLLGGDPSGLMGGSPPGLLGGSPPGLLGISPPGTLSGSPPTLMHSAHEELNGSLDHLDTNGHSSPGYSPPAHMPQVHVKEEPLNMDDDDCPMSLVTTANHSPELDDDRELEEGNLSEDLE; translated from the exons ATGATGAGTCCCCAGGTGATCACGCCGCAACAGATGCAGcagatcctccagcagcaggttCTCTCCCCCCAGCAGCTCCAGGCcctgctccagcagcagcaggctgtaATGCTgcagcag caACACCTGCAGGAGTTTTATAAGAAACAACAGGAGCAGCTTCATCTGCAGCTTCTCCAACAGCAACACCCCGGCAAGCAGGTAAAAGAG GGGCTTACGCAATCGCCTGTCTGGCCCAGCGATAAACAACTCAGTGAGGCAgcgaggagagcagagagaggg caacagcagcagcagcagcagcagcagctggccgCCCAGCAGCTCGtcttccagcagcagctcctgcagatgcagcagctccagcagcagcagcacctgctCAACATGCAGCGGCAGGGCCTGCTCTCGCTGCCGGGGCCCGCGCCCGGCCAGGCCGCCCTGCCCGGACAGACCCTGCCTCCGCAAG CCGGCCTGAGTCCCGCAGAGCTCCAGCAGTTGTGGAAGGATGTGACCGGCGGCGGCGGTCACGGCATGGAGGACAACGGcatcaaacacaacaacagcgGCAACACCGGCACCGGCGGgggtggcggcggcggtggtCTCGACCTCTCCACCAACAACTCTTCTTCAACTACCTCCTCCTCCAATCCCGCCAAAGCGTCGCCACCCATCTCTCACCATTCCATCGCCAACGGACAGTCCCCCGTCCTCAACcacagaagagagagggaacGGGAACGGGAACGGGAAAGGGAGCGAGAGAG tTCGCTACATGAAGAAAGTGGAGGGACCCACCCCCTGTACGGTCACGGCGTTTGCAAGTGGCCCGGCTGTGAGAACATCTGCGAGGACTTCGGACAGTTTTTGAA GCACCTAAACAGTGAACATGCCCTCGATGACCGGAGCACAGCCCAGTGTAGAGTCCAAATGCAAGTGGTACAGCAGCTGGAAATACAA CTTTCTAAAGAACGTGAGCGTCTTCAGGCGATGATGGCCCACTTGCACATGCGGCCCTCGGAACCCAAGTCATCTCCCAAACCA CTCAACTTGGTGTCCAGCGTCACCATGTCCAAGAACTTGCCCTCAGCGTCACCTCCCAACTTACCTCAGACACCCACCACGCCCACAGCGCCGATCACACCCATGGCTGCCATGCCTCAGGTGCCATCAGTACTGGGAGGAGCAAACGTCCCCAGCATGGGAGCCATGCGCCGACGTCACTCGGACAAATACTCCATGCCCCTTTCGTCAG GTGGTgacacagtatttatttttccagaGATCGCCCCAAACTACGAGTTTTATAAGAACGCAGATGTCAGACCGCCATTTACTTATGCAACCCTCATAAGACAG GCTATCATGGACTCTGCCGACATGCAGTTAACGCTTAATGAAATCTACAGCTGGTTCACACGCACGTTTGCCTACTTCAGACGCAATGCCGCAACTTGGAAG aaCGCCGTCCGCCACAACCTCAGTCTGCACAAGTGCTTTGTGCGCGTGGAGAACGTGAAGGGGGCGGTGTGGACGGTAGACGAGGTGGAGTACCAGAAACGCAGGTCGCAGAAGATCACAGG GAGCCCATCACTTGTCAAGAACCTGCCCTCCAGTCTTGGTTATGGAACTGCACTAAACGCCAGCTTACAG gctgcCCTGGCAGAGACCTCCCTGCCTTTGCTGGGGACCCCCGGCCTCATGAACAGCGGCTCCACGGGCCCAATGGGAGGCAGCTGCCACGGCCTCCTTGGCGGTGACCCCTCCGGCTTGATGGGCGGGAGTCCGCCAGGGCTGTTGGGCGGGAGCCCGCCGGGACTGCTGGGCATCAGCCCACCTGGCACGCTGAGCGGCAGCCCCCCGACCCTGATGCATTCGGCCCACGAGGAGCTAAACGGCTCGCTCGACCATTTGGACACCAACGGACACAGCAGCCCCGGATACTCCCCACCAGCACACAT